The following coding sequences are from one Paenibacillus tundrae window:
- the rplX gene encoding 50S ribosomal protein L24: MPRVKKVLESHNNKLHVKKEDTVMVISGKDKGKKGRVIAAYPRENRVLVEGVNMVKKHQKPNQQNPQGGIIEKEAPIHVSNVMHIDPKSGNVTRVGYKVLDNGKKVRVAKRSGEIID, translated from the coding sequence ATGCCAAGAGTGAAAAAAGTTCTGGAATCCCATAACAACAAACTTCACGTTAAAAAGGAAGATACGGTTATGGTGATCAGCGGTAAAGACAAAGGTAAAAAAGGCCGTGTCATCGCTGCTTATCCTCGTGAGAACCGCGTCCTTGTGGAAGGTGTTAACATGGTGAAAAAACACCAGAAGCCTAACCAGCAAAATCCGCAAGGCGGCATTATCGAGAAGGAAGCTCCGATTCACGTTTCAAACGTAATGCACATCGATCCGAAGAGCGGAAATGTAACCCGTGTTGGTTACAAAGTGTTGGATAACGGAAAGAAAGTGCGCGTTGCTAAACGTTCCGGAGAAATTATCGACTAA